Below is a genomic region from Citrobacter europaeus.
TTTTTTATTGGAAATCAGAGTGCTACATCTGACAATTAGCAGAGCTTTTCTGCACGCTCCACAAACGGCGCCAGGCTCATTTTTTCGCCCGGTTTCGCCGGATCATCAATCTGGATAATCTCGATCGGCTTTGCCGTGGTTTTCCCGCTCTCCACCTGCTGTCTGGCGACATCATTTAACGGGTATTGCACCAGCGTACTGGGATTGATGACATACAGCGCGTTACCCGGACGGCAGGTCAGCATCACCTCTTCCCGATTAAACGCCCACTTATCTTTACCAACCTCAAAACGGCTGACGGTGATGACCTGTGGCGCAGCCAGTGCGGCCCCGGAGCTTGCCAGTAGTACTAACGAGATAATGATTTTTTTCATGCGTTTTGCCAGTCCATCAATCAGAAAGGTTCGAGAGTTGCAAACAGGCTGACAATCGCCAGCACAACGGCCCCAATTCCCCATTCCAGCTTAGTCATCCAAATAAAATAGAGTGTCATACTGCGGTTATCCTGCCGCATGCGTGGTACCAGAACATACCGATTCACCAGCGCAATCGCCACCATTAGCATTACCAGAGCACCTTTTAACAAAAGCAGTTGCCCGTAAGCCATGTGCCAGGGAACAGAAAAACCGACAATAAACAGCGCATTCATAATACCGGTAAGTAAAACACCGATAACGAAAAGATGCCCGTAGCGGGAGAAACGCATCATGGTGCTGATGGCCTGTTCTCGCCAGCGGCCATGCGCCATTCGCATACAGTAAAGTACGGGTAGCAGGCCACCGAACCAGGCGGCAGCGCATATCAGATGCAAGGCATGGTTAACCTGCTGGAATGCCCCAGTAATGCCACTGTGCAGCGTCGCATGCCCGACGCCAGCCAGCAAAATAAACTGCGCAATCGTCAACATTAACAGCCGTCGCGGCATGCTACGCGGTACGATAATAACCACCACCAGCGTGACCAGCGCGAGGATAATCTGCCATAACCAGACGCCGCCAAACTGCGTTTGCAACACCGCGCCCCATACATCTGTAGAGATAACATCCCGCCAGCCTGAGCCCATTAGCCCACCCTGGATCGCCAGCATCAGCGTCGCGCTGATAAAACTCCACGTTGCGGCATGCCGTTGCAGACGTAAAAAACGACGCATCATTAAACGACGAACCGAAACGGGAGCCAGCCATGCGCCGTAAAGCGCACAGCCAAACACCAGCATCAAAGTGGTAAAATGGATGAACCGTAGTGCAACCCAGGTAAATGCCAGCATCGGTTATTTCACGCTAAAGGTATATTGCCCCTTCGTTTTATGACCATCTACGGAGACGACATGCCAGTCGACCGTATATTTTCCAGCTTCCAGCGTCTGAGCAAGCGGAACAATCAGTTGCGTTTTGTCCTGCTCACTGCGCGACGCTTTGCCCGTTTTGATCTGTTCTTTGTTTGGACCGGTCAACGTTGCACCGCTGAATCCTGGCTCTACGCCTTCAGAGAAATTCAGCGTCAACGCCTGAGGAGATGCCGCAACCTCGGCATTAGCCGCCGGGCTTTGTTTCGTCAGGTGAGCATGAGCCAGGGCGGCAGGCGTGACCAGAACGCTGGCCAGTACGATGAGAGCGTTGCGAAGCATAGATGCAGATGAAGCCATTTCAACTATTCCTTTTTGTTATGTCTAATCTATAGAGAATAACCTTCTACAATGATCGAGTCGAGAATCATCATTTCGGTCTTGCCATTAATGCACACTCTTAGTAACTTTGCGCGCCGAAAGACAGAGAAAAGGAGAAGCCCATGAACATCAATCTGGCCAAACTTGAACAAGCTGAAATGGATAAGGTCAATGTTGACCTGGCCGCGGCGGGTGTCGCATTTAAGGAGCGATACAATATGCCGGTTGTTGCCGAAGTAGTTGAACGTGAACAACCCGAACATTTGCGCGACTGGTTTCGGGAAAGACTCATCGCGCACCGTTTGGCATCCGTTTCCCTTTCGCGTTTACCCTACGAGCCTAAAGTTAAATAAAACTTATATAACGTTACGATTCCTTACATGATGCCTGCTACAGTATAAGTATATCCTTAATCTATAATTTAAGGATGGTTGTAGACACTATGAAAAGGAAATCATTATGTCACACTGGAAAATCGCAGCAGCGCAGTACGAACCTCTTCATACCTCAGTTACCGAACATGTCGCGCATCACCTGCAATTCATTCAGGCAGCAGCTCAATGCCAATGTGAATTGCTGGTTTTCCCCTCCCTTTCGCTATTGGGTTGTGTTGATGAGCATGACGCGCTCCCAGCCCCACCCGATTTATCGTTGTTAGAACCTCTCGCGCATGCCGCCGCGACTTATCGCATGACGATTATTGCGGGACTGCCGGTAGAGCATAACAATCGGTTCGTAAAAGGGATCGCACTTTTCTCTCCCTGGATGACCTCGCCCTTAACGTTTCATCAGAGTCACGGGGCCTGTATCGCCAGACAGCGAAATGCCATTAGCGTTGTGGATAGCCAACCGGAAGGTATCGATATCGACCCGGCTTATTCCCTGTTCACCAGCAGTCAGTCCGTTAGCGAACCCGAATTGCTCTCCTCCACATCTCGTCTACAGAGTTTCTCGCATAAGTTTGCCATTGCGGTATTAATGGCTAATGCGCGTGGCAGCAGCGCATTATGGGATGAGCGCGGTCGATTGATTGTTCGTGCAGACAGCGGTTCCTTACTCTTAACGGGTCAACGCACGCCACGGGGTTGGCAAGGTGATATCATTCCATTACGCTAATCGTTTTGGGTCAGGAGCATGGCATGTTGCGCATAATAGATACAGAAACCTGTGGTCTGCAGGGAGGCATTGTTGAGATTGCTTCTGTCGATGTGGTTGACGGAAAAATAGTCAATCCAATGAGCCACCTGGTGCGTCCTGACCGCCCTATAAGCCCTCAGGCGATGGCTATCCATCGTATTACTGAAGCGATGGTAGCCGATAAGCCGTGGATTGAAGATGTCATCCCGCAATACTACGGCAGCGAGTGGTACGTGGCGCACAATGCCAGCTTTGACCGCCGCGTGTTACCCGACATGCCCGGGGAGTGGATTTGCACCATGAAGCTCTCCCGTCGTTTGTGGCCGGGGATCAAATACAGCAATATGGCGCTGTATAAATCACGTAAGCTGAGCGTCCAGACGCCGTCAGGTCTGCATCATCACCGCGCCCTGTATGACTGCTACATCACTGCGGCACTGCTGATCGACATCATGCAGACGTCAGGCTGGTCAGCAGAACAGATGGTCGATATTACCGGTCGCCCTGCGTTACTCACTACGTTCACTTTTGGTAAGTACCGCGGAAAACCGGTATCAGAAGTGGCTGAACGCGATCCGGGCTACTTGCGCTGGTTATTTAATAACCTCGACAGTATGAGCCCGGAGCTGCGCTTAACGCTGAAACACTATCTGGATAACGCCTGAGTTTACGCCTGTCCAGGCAGTGTTCCCTGCGCCAGTCCTACCAAAAATGCGTATTCCAGGGCCACGCCTTCGTAAGATTTAAAACGCCCGGATTTACCGCCGTGCCCGGAATCCATATCCGTGCAGAGCAACAGCAGACGATCGTCCGTTTTCAGCTCACGCAGTTTTGCCACCCATTTTGCCGGTTCCCAGTATTGCACCTGGGAGTCGTGTAATCCCGTCGTAACCAGCAGATGCGGATAATCCTGTGCTGTAACATTGTCATACGGGCTGTAGCTTTTCATGTAGGTGTAATACTCTTCGTCCTGCGGATTACCCCACTCTTCAAACTCACCGGTCGTCAGGGGAATTGACTCATCCAGCATCGTAGTTACCACATCGACAAATGGCACCTGCGCAATGACGCCATGGAAGAGTTCCGGGCGCTCATTAATGGCGACGCCCATTAACATTCCTCCGGCACTCCCCCCCATGCCATAACAGAGTGAAGGCGCACCGTAGCCCATTTTTAGCAGCGCATCGCAGACGTCAAGGTAATCATTGAAGGTATTTTTCTTGAGCAGAAACTTACCGTCTTCATACCACTGCTGTCCTAACTCACCACCGCCACGCACATGGGCAATGGCATAGACAAAGCCGCGATCCAGTAGGCTCAAGCGACTACTGCTGAAATCGGCGTCCATGCTGGCGCCATACGAACCATAGCCGTAAACCAGTAACGGATTTTTTCCTTTCAGGAAATACTTTTGATGATAAACCAGTGAAACCGGAACCTCGGTGCCATCACGCGCGGTGATCCATACGTGTTCGCTGCGGTAATTCGCCGCATCAAATCCGGGGACCTCCGTCTGCTTAAGTACGCGACGTTCCCCGGTGTCCATATCCAGTTCAAACAACGTGTCCGGGGTGGTCATGGAGGAATAGCCATAGCGCAGCCGCGATGTCTCCGGCTCTGGATTATAGGCAAGCCAGGTCACATACGCTGGATCGTCAAAAGCGATGCCGACTACTTCGCGCGTTTTACGATTAATCTGTCGCAGGCTGGTTAAGCCTCGCTGGCGCTCCTCCACCACCAGCCAGTCTGTGAACAGCGTAAAACCCTCCAGCATGACGCTATCGCGCGGCGGGATCAGCGTCTCCCAGGCTTGTTCATCTCGCACACGGGTACGGTACAAACCAAAATTTTTACCCTGACGGTTAGAGCGCAGATAAAACGTATGCTGATAGTGATCGAGGCTGTATTCGTGGTCTTTGCGCCGGGCTAAAAAGACTAACGGCTCGGCATCCGCCAGTTCTGCATCAAGCAGCAAAACCTCACTGGTGGTCGCACTGGCGATATGAATAACCACATAGTGAAGCGAGGTGGTTTTATGCAGGCTGACATAAAACATATCATCGGCTTCTTCATACACCAGCTCATCCAGTGACGATGGCGAGCCGACGATATGCCGCCAAACCTGATACGGAAGCAGCGTGGTTGCATGTTTGCGCACGTAATAGAAGGTCTGCGAGTCATTTGCCCAGACCAGGTCTGCTTCAACGTTGTCCAGCACTTCAGGATACCAGTTGCCGCTTTGCAGATTGCGAAAACGCACGCCATATTGCCGACGAGAGAGATAATCTTCGGCCAGTGCCATGATAGTGTTATCCGGCGATATCGCCAGCCCTCCCAGCGTATAAAACTCACTGTGAGCTGCTCGCTGGTTACCATCCAGCAGGGTGTCCCATCCATCCCACTCTTCACTGAAGGCAGACTGACGCTGGTAAATGGCATACTCGCACCCCGGTTCATAAATATGCCGGTAGCGATAACCATTCTTCACATAAGGGGCGGATGCATCCTGGGGCGGGATTCGGTCGATAATCTCTTTCAGGATGCGATCCTGCAAGGCCTGTTGCGAGGCCATAATCTGGCGGCCATACGCATTTTCTTGTTGCAGATAATCCAGTACTTCCGGCTGCGAGCGGGTGTCATCTCGCAACCAGTAATAATTATCAACACGAGTATCGCCATGCTGCGTCATGGCGTGGGGAATACGAGAAGCTTTTGGTAGCATGTCATTGTTCTTTTGCTTAATCATCCTATAAGGGTGGCAAAAGACAGCAATGATGCAAGCGAAACATGCGCCTTAGCGGTAAGTAATTAACCCGGTAAAGCCTGTTTTTGTTCTTTGAGATCCTGTTCAATGCCTTCACGAACATCCTGCGGGATCTTCAGCGCATCGCCCAGCGCGTTCAGATAGCTACGCTCCATAAAGTGGTCGATATCAATCGCCGCACAGCTCAGGAAGTAAATTTCCAGCGCTTCTTCTTCGTTGCGGATACCTTGTGCCAGGCGTTGAGGATCTAGCGGTTGTTCGATGGCGCGCTCAATCAGAACGCGACCCTGCTCTTCAACGCCCGCTTCGCGGAGTTGCTGCTCAATGGCGGTACGTTCTTTAGCATCAATATGACCATCGCTTTTCGCCGCAAAAACCAGCGCCAGGATCAGACGTTCAGTTCGCTCATCCAGCGGTGAGCTTTGTGCGCCGAACTGCGGTTCATCCTGATGCGCAGCGCGAACCTTATCCTTGTATTTGTTCCATAACACGGTACCGGCAACTGCCCCACCACCAACTAAAAGCGCGCTGGTGCCGTATTTACTCAGTAATTTACGTGAAGATTTATTGGCAACCAGTAATCCTGCCAGACCGCCTAACGCGCCCGGAACCAGAAGTTTACTCAGCCCTTGCTCGCCAGAAGATGACGCGGAGGATCCTTTTTGCCCAAGAAGAGATTGTAGTTGATTTAGCCAGTTAGCCATTTTGCCCCTCAAGTACAGACGAATAATCATCAAAGCGTACCCGAGGGGATGTCAGGAAGTGTTCAGGTCATCAAAAGATGTGCAAATACCTTCGTTATTGCGGCTTATACTCCGCCGTTCCGGCCTTGCAGTCGACTTTTACCTGATAGTGAATATCCGCGCTTTTACCGCGAACCGTCAGGGGAACTGACCATTTCCCGTCTTTGCCCGTAATATCGGGCGTGTTGACCCAGGCGACAGGGTCGGCCTGACCAACGCGTTTTTGATCGTCAGCCCAGCGGGAGATGCGATTTTGCTGATAATCACGTTTCACGCTCGCCGCAATGCCGTTTGCATCCAGTCCTTCACACTTGGGGAACTGAACATTCTTGCTTTCCGTATTTGCCGCAAACACAGATACGCTGGCGGACAACAACAGCAGGCTCAGTAACGCTCTTTTTTTATACATTCTTTTCTCCTTAATCTCCCCTTCGCCATTCATGTTGCCTGTAGCAACGTGAAATGACGTCAGGGATTGCACAATGATTCAGGGAAAAGCATGGTACAAAACGTCAGGAGCGCAAGTCGTTTCAGGCAGCCTGAGTATCATCCTCAGTGTGCGCGTCGTTTTCGACCGCCTGCGGCGATGGCAGTTTGCCATTTTTCAGAATGGCGCTCAGCACATCCTTTTGCTCAGCCAGCCACAGGGAAAGTGCTTCACGCTGCTCGTCTTCGAGCGCTACCGGCGATTGTTCCAGCCATGTGTCGAGCAAATCCGCTGTGTCCAGCATTTTGTCATACGCATCGGCTTCCTTTTTGCTGGTAAACGACATTTTTTCCTCACCTTCCCGAATGACTACGTATTTAACTTCAACCGCCATTTTTGCAGCCTCTCAAATTACCTGTATTTATGTACAGTATATTCTTTTTGCGCCTCGAAATCAACCTGGTAATAAAGACAGACGCAAACGTTTTCGTATATACTGCGCCCAGATAAAACAGGGGATTAATTTATGACGTTATTAGGCACAGCGCTGCGTCCCGCAGCAACGCGAGTGATGTTATTAGGTTCAGGTGAACTGGGTAAAGAGGTGGCTATTGAATGCCAACGCCTGGGCGTGGAAGTCATTGCCGTGGATCGTTACCCCGACGCGCCAGCTATGCATGTTGCCCATCGTTCATACGTAATCAACATGCTGGATGGCGATGCATTACGCCAGCTCGTGGAGCGTGAAAAACCAGATTATATCGTGCCCGAAATAGAGGCGATTGCCACAGATATGCTGGTAACACTGGAACAGGAAGGCCAACGCGTCGTGCCGTGTGCCAGGGCGACGCAACTGACCATGAACCGCGAGGGGATCCGTCGACTGGCCGCCGAAGAATTGTCTTTGCCGACCTCTTCTTACCGCTTTGCTGACAGCGAAGCCCGCTTTCGTGAGGCCGTCGCCGAAATCGGCTACCCCTGCATTGTGAAGCCGGTAATGAGTTCCTCCGGGAAGGGACAGAGCTTTATTCGTTCCGCCGATCGGCTCACCGAGGCCTGGGACTATGCTCAGCAGGGAGGCCGGGCAGGCGCCGGACGTGTTATCGTCGAAGGCGTAGTGAATTTTGATTTTGAAATCACCCTGCTTACCGTCAGCGCCGTTGATGGCGTCCATTTCTGCGCGCCGGTAGGACATCGTCAGGAAGATGGCGATTATCGTGAATCCTGGCAGCCGCAGCAGATGAGTGACCTGGCACTGATGCGCGCGCAGGAGATTGCCCGTAAGGTGGTGCTGGCACTGGGCGGCCATGGACTGTTTGGCGTGGAGCTGTTTGTCTGCGGTGATGAGGTGATTTTCAGCGAAGTTTCCCCTCGCCCTCACGACACGGGTATGGTGACCTTGATTTCGCAGGATCTGTCCGAGTTTGCCCTACACGTACGCGCATTTCTCGGTCTGCCCGTTGGCGCAATCCGCCAGTATGGACCTTCTGCTTCCGCCGTTATCCTGCCGCAACTTACCAGCCAGAATATCACGTTTGATAACGTGCAGGCCGCTGTAGGTGCGGGTATGCAAGTGCGTTTCTTTGGCAAGCCGGAAATCGACGGGAGCCGTCGTCTGGGCGTTGTGCTGGCCACAGCACAGAGCATTGAAGATGCGGTGATACGCGCGACAGACGCAGCCGCACAGGTGAAAGTCGCAGGATAAAAACCAGACCCGTAGGTCGGATAAAGCATTGCTGCCGTATCTGACCTACGGTTTACGCATTAACGGATTACTGCTTCGCGCCTTCTACTGCTTCACGAGCCAGCTTAGTAATGCGATCGTAATCCCCCGCTTCCAGCGCATCTGCAGGAACCAGCCAGGAACCGCCGATGCACAGCACGCTTTTCAGTGCCAGGTAATCGCGGTAGTTAGACGGGGAAATACCACCAGTTGGGCAGAAACGGACCTGAGAGAACGGACCCGCAATCGCCTGCAGTGCTTTAGTACCACCGTTCGCTTCCGCCGGGAAGAATTTGAATTCTTTCAAACCGTAGTCCATACCCAGCATCAGTTCAGAAACGGTGCTGATACCAGGAATTAGCGGAATAGTGCCTTCGGTTGCAGCCTTCAGCAGCGGCTCAGTCAGGCCCGGGCTGATAGCAAACTGCGCACCGGCTTCGGTCACTTCAGCCAGCTGTTGTGGGTTCAGTACGGTACCCGCGCCAACGATAGCGTCTGGAACTTCTTTGGCGATCGCGCGAATGGCATCCATCGCACATGCGGTACGTAAGGTCACTTCCAGAACGCGCACGCCCCCTGCAACCAGCGCTTTTGCCATCGGCACCGCGTGTTCCAGTTTATTAACCACAATAACCGGTACAACCGGGCCAGTGGTCAGGATTGCTTCTGCACTTGTCTTCCAGTTTTTCATCAGAGTTTTCTCTCGCCTGATTACAAAATAAGTCTTAAAAAGTGATACAGGTTGCGCCCTGCTCCGCACCGGACAGCTTTTCACGCAACGCGCTGAACATTTCACGGCCTGTACCCACGCGCGATGCGCTGAGGTCAGGAATGTGAGGCTGACGAGAGGCAAGTTCCTCTTCATCAACCAGCAGCGTCAATTCACCTGTCTGTCCATTCACACGAATGATGTCGCCATCGCGTACTTTTGCCAGCAACCCGCCATCATAGGCTTCCGGGGTTACATGGATTGCTGAAGGCACTTTACCTGAAGCACCTGAAAGTCGTCCATCTGTAACTAACGCAATTTTGAAACAACGGTCCAATAATACACCAAGTGGCGGCATGAGTTTATGTAATTCTGGCATTCCGTTCGCTTTTGGTCCCTGATGGCGCACAACCACCACGCAATCCCGATCAAGCAGACCCGCATCGAAGGCCGGTAACACATCATGCTGACTTTCAAAAACGACTGCCGGTGCTTCAATTACCTGATTTTCTACCGGGACCGCCGACGTCTTCATCACTGCTCGACCAAGGTTTCCGCTCAGCACTTTGGTGCCGCCATGGTGGGAGAACGGTTGGTCAAAGGTGGCAATCACATTGCTGTCCAACGACTTCGCCGCCCCTTCACGCCAGTCCAGTTCACCCTCGTTGAGCCAGGGTTCCATGGTGTAACGTGATAAACCGAACCCGGCAACGGTGTTCACATCTTCATGCAGCAGACCCGCGTTAAGCAGTTCTCGCATTAACACCGGCACACCACCCGCGGCCTGGAAGTGGTTAATATCTGCCGGACCATTCGGGTACAAACGCGCCATCAGCGGCACGATATCGGACAGATCGGAGAAGTCGTCCCAGTTAATCAGTATCCCGGCCGCACGCGCCATCGCTACCAGGTGCATCGTATGGTTAGTTGAGCCCCCGGTCGCCAGCAGCGCGACAATACCGTTCACCACAACTTTTTCATCAATCATTTTACCGATCGGCATCCATTCATTGCCGTTTCCAGTCAGGCGCGTTACCTGACGGGCTGCCGCCGCGGTCAGTGCTTCGCGTAATGGCGCATCCGGGTGCACGAATGAGGAGCCTGGCAGTTGCATCCCCATAAACTCCACCACCATCTGGTTGGTGTTCGCGGTGCCATAGAACGTACAGGTACCCGGTGCGTGATAAGACGCCGCTTCGGATTCAAGAAGCGCCATACGATCGACTTTACCTTCAGCATACAGCTGACGGATACGCACTTTTTCTTTATTCGCCAGACCGCTCGCCATCGGACCGGAAGGAATAAAGATTGAAGGCAGATGACCAAATGACAGCGCCGCCATCACGAGGCCCGGGACAATTTTGTCACACACGCCGAGGAACAGCGCACCGTCGAACATATTGTGGGAAAGGCCTACTGCAGCCGACATCGCAATCACTTCACGACTCAGCAGGGAAAGCTCCATCCCATCCTGGCCCTGGGTCACACCGTCGCACATGGCAGGCACACCGCCCGCAACCTGGCCTACAGCATTGGCTTCATGTAGCGCTTTACGAATGATGGTCGGATAGTGTTCATACGGCTGATGCGCGGAGAGCATGTCGTTATAGGAGGTAATGATCGCGATATTGTTACGCAGCATGCTTTTCAGCGAAGCCTTGTCGTCCGGCTGACACGCAGCAAAACCATGCGCCAGGTTACCGCATGCCAGCTGTGAGCGATGAACGGTAGTTGATTTCGCTTGTTCAATACGGGCGAGGTAGGCGGAACGTGTGTCACGAGAACGTTCGACGATACGTTGTGTTACGCGTAACAAATTCGGATTCATAGAGGCTCCTAAAATTTATCTGTCAGAGCGTTGGATCAACAATGTGTTTCAGTTGGGTTAAAAATGGCTGAATCGCTTGTTAGCCGCAGCTCAGGGGCAAAATCGTTTCAGGCAGTGTAATAAAAAAAGCCCCGCGGGTGAATCCACGCGGAGCTTAAAAGTGCAAAAATTATTCTACAATCTGTGTTAGATCATGTTACCGGTAAAATAACACCTATGGGCTAGATGATATTTTACTCAAACTCGTTCCAGGAACGACCATCACGGGTGATCATGGCCACAGAAGCAACCGGTCCCCAGGTGCCTGCCTGATACGGCTTCGGCGCGTCGTTGTCCATCGCCCATGCTTCGGTAATGGAGTCGACCCACTTCCATGCTTCTTCAACTTCATCACGGCGCACAAACAGCGCCTGAATGCCGCGCATCGTTTCAAGCAGCAGGCGCTCGTAGGCGTCGGCAAGGTGCGTCTGGTTGAAGGTTTCGGAATAGCTCAGATCAAGCTTGGTAATTTGCAGATTATGCTTGTGATCCAGACCCGGTACTTTGTTCAGTACCTGGATATCGACACCTTCATCAGGCTGCAAACGGATGGTCAGCTTGTTCTGCGGTAGATCCTGCCAGGACTCTCTGAACAGGTTCAGCTCAGGCGTTTTGAAGTAAACCACGACTTCAGAGCACTTCGTCGGCAAACGTTTACCGGTACGCAGGTAGAAAGGAACACCCGCCCAGCGCCAGTTATCGATATCCACACGGATCGCCACAAACGTTTCCGTGTTGCTGCTCTTGTTCGCGCCTTCTTCTTCCAGATATCCCGGAACTTTTTTGCCCTGGGCAAAACCGGCGGTGTACTGGCCGCGAACCGTTTTTTCACGTACGTTCGAACGATCGATGCGACGTAGTGATTTCAGTACTTTCACTTTTTCATCACGGATGCTGTCAGCGCTCAGATCGGACGGTGGAGACATCGCGATCATGCACAGAATTTGCAGCAGGTGGTTCTGGATCATATCGCGCATTTGACCGGCCTGGTCAAAATAGCCCCAGCGCCCTTCAATACCTACCTCTTCCGCCACGGTAATTTCTACGTGATCAATAGTGCGGTTATCCCAGTTGTTCACAAACAGGGAGTTGGCAAAACGCAGTGCCAGCAGGTTCAGGACCGTCTCTTTGCCGAGATAGTGGTCGATGCGGTAAACCTGACACTCTTCGAAATACTCGCCAACCTGATCGTTGATTTCACGGGATGTTGCCAGTGACGTACCCAGTGGTTTTTCCATCACGACGCGGGCTGGTTTAGCATTCAGCTTTGCTTCACCCAGACCTTTGCAGATCGCGCCGAAGGTACTCGGCGGCATCGCAAAATAGTTGATGGTGGTCCGCGATTTTTGATCCAGCATTTTGCCCAGACGTTTAAACGCGGCTGTGTCATTGACGTCCAGATTACAAAACTCCAGACGACCGCTGAGGGTCTCCCATAAACCTTCATCGATTTTTTCTTTCATGAAGGTTTCGAGCGCTTCGCGCACAACCTTGGTATAGGCTGCTTTGTCCCAGTCGGCACGCCCAACCCCAATGATGCGGGTTTCAGGGTTAATCTGTCCGGCCTTTTCCAGTTGATACAGGGAAGGCAGCAATTTTCGCCGCGCCAGGTCGCCCTTTGCGCCGAAAATGACCAGATCACATGCCTGGGCTGTTTGCGTTACCGCCATGTCATTCTCCTCAATTAAGTGCCTGGTGCTTTTGCCAGACACTGGTTGTAATTTTATTACACTGCACTGTACTGCTTTTACGTGAATCCGGAAACCGTAAACGCTTATCCAGCCGTGCTGTTACCGTGAACAGCCGCTTTATTACCATTTCCCGTCGCAAAATGGACAAAAAAGTCGTCTTTTTTTGTACCCATGAAGAAGTAAGAAAACCAGACTCTGATCATGTAATGAAAAAAAACAACAACTATTCTGTCCATTTTGCCCCGTTGCTGCATCAGCGGGGGTACTATCTATACACTGAATCAAGCCTCGGTTTCCCCATATCGCTGAAATCGTTTTTGCCCATGACCCATGAGTCTACCTACATCATGAATATGCTGGAAAAAATCCAGTTAAAACTGGAACAGTTGAGCAAGTCAGAGCGTAAAGTCGCTGACATTATTCTTGTCTCTCCCGAGCGAGCAATCCATTCAAGCATCGCCGCACTAGCTGTAGAAGCCAACGTCAGCGAGCCGACGGTGAACCGTTTCTGTCGCAGCATGGATACCCGTGGCTTTCCTGATTTTAA
It encodes:
- a CDS encoding YebY family protein, coding for MKKIIISLVLLASSGAALAAPQVITVSRFEVGKDKWAFNREEVMLTCRPGNALYVINPSTLVQYPLNDVARQQVESGKTTAKPIEIIQIDDPAKPGEKMSLAPFVERAEKLC
- the copD gene encoding copper homeostasis membrane protein CopD: MLAFTWVALRFIHFTTLMLVFGCALYGAWLAPVSVRRLMMRRFLRLQRHAATWSFISATLMLAIQGGLMGSGWRDVISTDVWGAVLQTQFGGVWLWQIILALVTLVVVIIVPRSMPRRLLMLTIAQFILLAGVGHATLHSGITGAFQQVNHALHLICAAAWFGGLLPVLYCMRMAHGRWREQAISTMMRFSRYGHLFVIGVLLTGIMNALFIVGFSVPWHMAYGQLLLLKGALVMLMVAIALVNRYVLVPRMRQDNRSMTLYFIWMTKLEWGIGAVVLAIVSLFATLEPF
- the yobA gene encoding CopC domain-containing protein YobA; protein product: MASSASMLRNALIVLASVLVTPAALAHAHLTKQSPAANAEVAASPQALTLNFSEGVEPGFSGATLTGPNKEQIKTGKASRSEQDKTQLIVPLAQTLEAGKYTVDWHVVSVDGHKTKGQYTFSVK
- a CDS encoding DNA polymerase III subunit theta — translated: MNINLAKLEQAEMDKVNVDLAAAGVAFKERYNMPVVAEVVEREQPEHLRDWFRERLIAHRLASVSLSRLPYEPKVK
- a CDS encoding carbon-nitrogen hydrolase family protein → MSHWKIAAAQYEPLHTSVTEHVAHHLQFIQAAAQCQCELLVFPSLSLLGCVDEHDALPAPPDLSLLEPLAHAAATYRMTIIAGLPVEHNNRFVKGIALFSPWMTSPLTFHQSHGACIARQRNAISVVDSQPEGIDIDPAYSLFTSSQSVSEPELLSSTSRLQSFSHKFAIAVLMANARGSSALWDERGRLIVRADSGSLLLTGQRTPRGWQGDIIPLR
- the exoX gene encoding exodeoxyribonuclease X is translated as MLRIIDTETCGLQGGIVEIASVDVVDGKIVNPMSHLVRPDRPISPQAMAIHRITEAMVADKPWIEDVIPQYYGSEWYVAHNASFDRRVLPDMPGEWICTMKLSRRLWPGIKYSNMALYKSRKLSVQTPSGLHHHRALYDCYITAALLIDIMQTSGWSAEQMVDITGRPALLTTFTFGKYRGKPVSEVAERDPGYLRWLFNNLDSMSPELRLTLKHYLDNA
- the ptrB gene encoding oligopeptidase B codes for the protein MLPKASRIPHAMTQHGDTRVDNYYWLRDDTRSQPEVLDYLQQENAYGRQIMASQQALQDRILKEIIDRIPPQDASAPYVKNGYRYRHIYEPGCEYAIYQRQSAFSEEWDGWDTLLDGNQRAAHSEFYTLGGLAISPDNTIMALAEDYLSRRQYGVRFRNLQSGNWYPEVLDNVEADLVWANDSQTFYYVRKHATTLLPYQVWRHIVGSPSSLDELVYEEADDMFYVSLHKTTSLHYVVIHIASATTSEVLLLDAELADAEPLVFLARRKDHEYSLDHYQHTFYLRSNRQGKNFGLYRTRVRDEQAWETLIPPRDSVMLEGFTLFTDWLVVEERQRGLTSLRQINRKTREVVGIAFDDPAYVTWLAYNPEPETSRLRYGYSSMTTPDTLFELDMDTGERRVLKQTEVPGFDAANYRSEHVWITARDGTEVPVSLVYHQKYFLKGKNPLLVYGYGSYGASMDADFSSSRLSLLDRGFVYAIAHVRGGGELGQQWYEDGKFLLKKNTFNDYLDVCDALLKMGYGAPSLCYGMGGSAGGMLMGVAINERPELFHGVIAQVPFVDVVTTMLDESIPLTTGEFEEWGNPQDEEYYTYMKSYSPYDNVTAQDYPHLLVTTGLHDSQVQYWEPAKWVAKLRELKTDDRLLLLCTDMDSGHGGKSGRFKSYEGVALEYAFLVGLAQGTLPGQA
- a CDS encoding tellurite resistance TerB family protein; translated protein: MANWLNQLQSLLGQKGSSASSSGEQGLSKLLVPGALGGLAGLLVANKSSRKLLSKYGTSALLVGGGAVAGTVLWNKYKDKVRAAHQDEPQFGAQSSPLDERTERLILALVFAAKSDGHIDAKERTAIEQQLREAGVEEQGRVLIERAIEQPLDPQRLAQGIRNEEEALEIYFLSCAAIDIDHFMERSYLNALGDALKIPQDVREGIEQDLKEQKQALPG
- the yebG gene encoding DNA damage-inducible protein YebG; translated protein: MAVEVKYVVIREGEEKMSFTSKKEADAYDKMLDTADLLDTWLEQSPVALEDEQREALSLWLAEQKDVLSAILKNGKLPSPQAVENDAHTEDDTQAA